The genomic interval CTGCCGATCGCTGACGTAGCCGAGGTCCGTCACCACGGCGAGGCTGCCTTCCGCCGTGTCGAAGCGAAACGCGACGGGCTCCTCGGCGTCGTGCGACACGGCAAACGGCGTGATGCGCACCCCGCCCACCTCAAACGGTTCTCCCGCGCGAATATGTACGACGCGGTCCGGCTCGTCCAACCGCGCCTTGGCCGGCAGGCCGGCGTATGTACCCTCGGTCATGTACAGCGAAGCTTGGCACTTTTTCGCGAGTTGAACCAGGCCCTTGACGTGATCGTCGTGCTCGTGGGTGATGAGGACCGCCGTGAGGTCGCGCAGCTCTCGCTCGCACTGGGCGCGCAGCCGCGTCTCGAGTTGCCTGCCGCTGAGCCCCGCGTCGAGCAGGATGCGGGTGTCGCCCGACTCCAAGTACAGGCTGTTTCCATTGCTGCCGCTCGCCAGGACGCAGAAGTACACGCGCCCACCTCCTCTTGCCCACGTCCCGCGCGGCGCACGGGCGCCGTGCGGACTCAGTAGGCGTTCTGCATCTCCACCTCGCCGGTGAACGCGTTGACGAAATAGACACCTGCCGTAGTCACAATCCGCCAGACCGGAAACCAGTAACTGTGGAGGATGGCCTGACTGCCCGAAGCAACCTGAATTTTGCGGGCGTAGCCGAGATCGACCTTCACCACGCTGTTCACCTGGCCGGATCCGGTCTTGTCCACTGCCTCGGCGAAGCTGTCCAGGGCGTCGAGCGCGCTGATCACCGGTTTGGGAGAGCTATTCGGCTGAACATGGTCGATATACGTCTGAGTATAGCCGATTAGTTGGCCTTTTTCCTGCACGGTGACCACGTCCGCATCGAACACGGGATATCCGTTCACGACCTCGAAGTACACGCCATGGACCGGATCCGACGTGATGGGATCGGGCGCATAATCCGCGCCTCGGAACACGTAGGCCAGCGGCCCGCGGTTGGGCGACAGCTGCAGCGGGGGTTGGTACTGAACCGCCCATGTGCCCTGGCCGGTGACGGTGATCTGGCCTTCGCTCGTCGTGAGCGTTCCTCCTGCGATTTGGGCTTTGCCCTTTGCGCCGGGAAACGCCGCCTGCTCGAGCGAGGACCAGCGCGGGTTGGCGAAATCCGCCTGGAACGTGACGAGGCTTGGCTGCCCGGACGGAACGGACGTCGCCAGACTGAATCCCTGGTTGGCCAAAAGCGTCTTGGTGTTCGCCAGGGCGTCGGCGGGCGACTCGGCGTAGCCGCTCGCCAATTGGCGGGATTCGTACAACAGCCATCCGAGGATCACGTCGAGCAGCGCAAACAGCGCGATGAGCCACGACTTTGCGACTTCCCAGTTCACGACAATCCCCCCGCGATCAGTTGGCCCGTCGCCGCGTTCAGGACCCACACGCCGCCGCTCGCGTTCGTCACGTAGTCGACTGGCAGCAGGCGGATCTGTCCGGGCTTCGTTCCCTGCATGGACGGCCAGTAGCCGGGTTCCACGTGAAACGTCGAGAGCGAGACGGTTTTCGCGCCCGTGACCTTTGCAAGCGCCTTCGCCAGGGCGTCCGCGCCCAGGACGGGCACCGAAGACGCCTGCACAGGCTTCGTCAGTTCCCAGAGCGGTCGATCGAACTCCATCACGTGTCCGCTGTCAATTTCGAAGTTGTAATCGGCGCCGTTCGAGAGGATGGGGTATCCGTCGACGTACTGCGCGAACGAGAAGCTGGGACCGTTCAGGTTGACGGTCAGCATCCCGACGAGGTCGAAGCCGATGAGATGGCTCGGCCCTCCGCCATGCGCATGCAGGAAGTCGATGGCGGCGATGTAGTCCTCGGTGTGAGCGGGCGCGGTGCTGGCGTTCGGGTCTTCGTACTGCAGCGAGAGCGCGGCGCGATCCACCTGTACGGCTCGGCTGCCGTCCGTCCAAATGGTGACGGCCTTGCTCTCCTGGATGCGGGTGAGGGCCTGTGGATTAACGAAGAACGACTGCACGAGCGGCATGATGGAGGGTTCGGTGAACGCGTACACGTAGCTCGTCATCCGCCCGCGCACCGGGACAAAGCTCTCGCCTTCGAAGTCGCTCCACGCTGCATACGGCGCCTCGGCGACATCGTGCTGCGCCTGGCGCATCAAGGCGGACGCCGGGAGCGACGCCGTGGCCTCGATGAGCTCCGGCTTGCCGGCTGCGTTCATCCCTTCGTACACCACGGTGCACGTGGAACCAGGGCCGGCATTCAGCGCAATGGCGCGGCAGTTGATGGCGCCGACGGACGTGGCGAGATCGCCGAGCCAGCTCCTCCCGACGGCCGGATCGAGCGGGATGCCGAATTGAAACACCACGCTGACCTGAGAACCCGTCGGCATTGCGGCGATGGGCTCTGGCCGCTCGGCCCTGAGCCCCATCAAGAGCCCGGTCCACGCGGCGTACGCGGCGCTCCCCGGCCGAGCGACGGTGTATCCGTCTCCGGCGCGAATGTCGATCTCGTAGGGCTGCACGGTGGACGCGAGCGAGGGCGAGGTGGAATACGGGATGGTCTGGGTCTGCGTCAGCCCGATCTCGGCGCCGCCCTGGAGGTTGCCCGACCAGAGGGCGTAACTCAGCACGACGCTGCCCGCGACAAG from Alicyclobacillus acidocaldarius subsp. acidocaldarius DSM 446 carries:
- a CDS encoding MBL fold metallo-hydrolase, whose product is MYFCVLASGSNGNSLYLESGDTRILLDAGLSGRQLETRLRAQCERELRDLTAVLITHEHDDHVKGLVQLAKKCQASLYMTEGTYAGLPAKARLDEPDRVVHIRAGEPFEVGGVRITPFAVSHDAEEPVAFRFDTAEGSLAVVTDLGYVSDRQRELLRGCDVYVFETNHDTEMLRAGPYPWHLKRRILGDKGHLSNVDAAYALIDILSDQPSHVYLAHLSGENNLPELAELTVEQIVLDARPELADRLRLHRTSRQAPCSAMKISRATV
- a CDS encoding two-component system regulatory protein YycI gives rise to the protein MNWEVAKSWLIALFALLDVILGWLLYESRQLASGYAESPADALANTKTLLANQGFSLATSVPSGQPSLVTFQADFANPRWSSLEQAAFPGAKGKAQIAGGTLTTSEGQITVTGQGTWAVQYQPPLQLSPNRGPLAYVFRGADYAPDPITSDPVHGVYFEVVNGYPVFDADVVTVQEKGQLIGYTQTYIDHVQPNSSPKPVISALDALDSFAEAVDKTGSGQVNSVVKVDLGYARKIQVASGSQAILHSYWFPVWRIVTTAGVYFVNAFTGEVEMQNAY
- a CDS encoding YycH family regulatory protein, which gives rise to MRTWWRTAKTVILALLVAGSVVLSYALWSGNLQGGAEIGLTQTQTIPYSTSPSLASTVQPYEIDIRAGDGYTVARPGSAAYAAWTGLLMGLRAERPEPIAAMPTGSQVSVVFQFGIPLDPAVGRSWLGDLATSVGAINCRAIALNAGPGSTCTVVYEGMNAAGKPELIEATASLPASALMRQAQHDVAEAPYAAWSDFEGESFVPVRGRMTSYVYAFTEPSIMPLVQSFFVNPQALTRIQESKAVTIWTDGSRAVQVDRAALSLQYEDPNASTAPAHTEDYIAAIDFLHAHGGGPSHLIGFDLVGMLTVNLNGPSFSFAQYVDGYPILSNGADYNFEIDSGHVMEFDRPLWELTKPVQASSVPVLGADALAKALAKVTGAKTVSLSTFHVEPGYWPSMQGTKPGQIRLLPVDYVTNASGGVWVLNAATGQLIAGGLS